One region of Thunnus thynnus chromosome 14, fThuThy2.1, whole genome shotgun sequence genomic DNA includes:
- the erlec1 gene encoding endoplasmic reticulum lectin 1 gives MMAGLLLVLLSGLLEVCSGVSANRGGYPSFTDEIPFKITWPGAEFSLPTSGALYREDDFVIMTTTEKEKYKCLLPSLTAGDEDDDKEYGGPSPGELLDPLFKRSSCSYRIESYWTYEVCHGKHIRQYHEEKETGQKISVQEYFLGNMAQKSQTTETDKVEEAENVKSAAETEVPSKNIEGQLTPYYSLEMGNGTPCVLKQNQPRATSVLYVCHPEAKHEILSVAEVTTCEYEVVVLTPLLCAHPKYRFKSSPVNAIFCQALAGSPLQPQRLAQLDKETEEQLKPPFSATAENREEEASPVREEAFTSTHKPMTVGGQTQVTVGTTHISRLTDDQLIKEFLSGSYCLHGGVGWWKYEFCYGKHVHQYHEDKEQGKNIVVVGSWNAEEHIDWAKKNVARSYQLKDDGVQKVKLVSHFYGHGDVCDLTGKPRQVIVKLKCKESESPHAVTVYMLEPQTCQYILGVESPVICRILDTADEYGLLSVSS, from the exons ATGATGGCCGGGCTGCTGCTGGTGCTCCTCAGTGGGTTGCTGGAGGTCTGCAGCGGCGTCTCTGCGAACAGAGGGGGTTATCCGTCCTTTACGGACGAAATCCCTTTTAAAATCACCTGGCCGGGCGCTGAATTCTCGCTG CCAACATCAGGTGCACTTTACCGCGAAGATGACTTCGTCATTATGACAACAACAGAGAAGGAGAAGTACAAATGCCTCCTGCCCTCCCTGACAGCTGGAGACGAG GATGATGATAAGGAGTATGGTGGGCCCAGTCCAGGAGAACTCCTGGATCCACTATTCAAACGAAGCAGCTGCTCTTACAGG ATTGAGTCATACTGGACATATGAAGTGTGTCATGGAAAGCATATAAGACAGTATCATGAAGAGAAGGAGACGGGTCAG AAAATAAGTGTTCAGGAGTACTTCCTGGGGAATATGGCACAGAAGAGCCAAACTACAGAGACAG ATAAAGTTGAAGAGgcagaaaatgtcaaatcagCAGCTGAAACAGAA GTGCCCTCTAAGAACATAGAGGGTCAGCTTACTCCGTACTATTCGTTGGAGATGGGCAACGGGACTCCTTGTGTGCTGAAACAGAACCAGCCACGCGCGACATCTGTGCTGTACGTCTGTCATCCAGAGGCCAAGCATGAGATCCTGTCTGTTGCTGAGGTCACGACCTGTGAATATGAGGTGGTGGTGCTGACCCCACTGCTCTGTGCACACCCAAAATACAG GTTCAAGTCCTCCCCGGTGAATGCCATCTTCTGCCAGGCTTTGGCCGGCTCCCCTCTGCAGCCTCAGCGGCTCGCCCAGTTGGATAAGGAGACAGAAGAGCAGCTCAAACCTCCTTTCAGCGCCACCGCTGAGAACAGAGAG GAGGAGGCCTCACCTGTGAGAGAAGAAGCCTTCACTTCCACTCACAAACCCATGACTGTGGGTGGGCAGACTCAGGTCACTGTTGGCACCACTCATATCTCTCGCCTGACAGATGACCAGCTGATCAAGGAGTTCCTTAGTGGTTCATACTGTCTGCACGGG ggggTAGGGTGGTGGAAATATGAATTCTGTTACGGAAAGCATGTCCATCAGTACCATGAG GATAAAGAGCAAGGGAAGAACATTGTGGTGGTTGGGAGCTGGAATGCTGAGGAGCATATTGATTGGGCCAAGAAGAACGTCGCCCGATCCTACCAGCTCAAGGATGATGGAGTGCAGAAAGTCAA GTTGGTTTCCCACTTTTATGGGCACGGGGATGTGTGTGATCTGACAGGGAAGCCCAGACAAGTCATTGTCAAGCTCAA ATGTAAGGAGTCTGAGTCTCCCCATGCTGTCACTGTCTATATGCTGGAGCCTCAGACTTGTCAGTACATCCTAGGG gtTGAGTCTCCGGTAATATGCAGGATACTTGACACCGCAGATGAATATGGACTTCTCTCAGTCTCCAGCTAA
- the gpr75 gene encoding probable G-protein coupled receptor 75 codes for MNTTVTPSDLVDVPRQQNFNGTLGTQTPSGWAVIHTATLTFCSLLLIFIFCLGSYGNLVVFLSFFDPAFRKFRTNFDFMILNLSFCDLFICCVTAPMFALVLFLDAGGGDGVSKSFCFAFHLTSSGFIIMSLETVAVIALHRLRMVLGQQPNRTASFPCTLALTALLWTSSFTMAALLTMRAYPRRDGPCLPHFGLGGGKARVVLYVYLADFAFCVAVVSVSYLMIAQTLRKNAQVRKCPIITVDATCPPPPPPLIAAGFESMQCAVQGPSLYCNQTYNKLQNVQTHSYANRTSQPLVPGAAQGATCCQLVSTVNLATAKDSKAVVTCVVIVFSVLLCCLPMGISLAQDVLSPESSFAHYQFELCGFVLIFLKSGINPFVYSRNSAGLRRRVLCCVQWAALGFLCCKQKTRLHAMGKGSLEVNRNKSSHHETNSAYVLSPKPQRRLVDQACGPSHSRDCAGSPRATGVRKLRPPSTSTPINTRIEPYYSIYNSSPSAGPSSPTSLQPVSSQTFAFAKSYVAMHYHTHQDALQDFESTSVHQIPIPSV; via the coding sequence ATGAACACCACTGTTACACCATCGGACCTGGTGGATGTGCCAAGACAGCAGAACTTCAATGGCACCCTAGGCACGCAGACCCCTTCCGGTTGGGCCGTCATCCATACTGCTACCTTGACCttctgctctctcctcctcatcttcatcttctgcCTGGGCTCTTATGGGAATCTTGTGGTGTTCTTGTCCTTTTTCGACCCAGCGTTTCGCAAGTTCCGCACTAACTTTGACTTCATGATCCTCAACCTATCCTTTTGTGACTTGTTCATTTGCTGTGTGACCGCCCCCATGTTTGCGCTGGTGCTCTTCCTGGATGCAGGCGGAGGGGATGGCGTGTCAAAGAGTTTCTGCTTTGCCTTCCACTTGACCAGCTCGGGCTTCATCATCATGTCCCTGGAGACGGTGGCTGTCATTGCCTTGCACAGACTGCGCATGGTCCTGGGGCAGCAACCTAACCGCACCGCCTCCTTCCCCTGCACACTGGCCCTCACTGCCCTGCTGTGGACATCCAGCTTCACCATGGCTGCCCTCCTTACCATGCGAGCATACCCACGCAGAGATGGACCCTGCTTGCCCCACTTTGGCCTGGGAGGTGGAAAGGCCAGAGTTGTGTTGTACGTCTACCTGGCAGACTTTGCCTTCTGTGTAGCTGTGGTTTCTGTATCCTATCTGATGATTGCTCAGACACTGCGGAAGAATGCACAAGTGAGGAAATGTCCCATCATCACCGTCGATGCCACATGCCCTCCGCCCCCGCCACCTCTCATTGCAGCAGGCTTTGAGAGCATGCAGTGTGCTGTTCAGGGCCCTTCTCTCTACTGTAACCAgacttacaacaaactgcagaaTGTTCAGACACACTCTTATGCCAACAGGACCAGCCAGCCTCTGGTTCCAGGGGCTGCCCAAGGAGCCACCTGCTGTCAGCTAGTGTCCACAGTCAACTTGGCCACAGCCAAAGACTCTAAGGCAGTTGTCACCTGTGTAGTTATAGTGTTCTCCGTGCTGCTTTGCTGCTTGCCAATGGGAATTTCACTGGCACAGGATGTTTTGTCACCGGAAAGTAGCTTTGCTCATTACCAGTTTGAACTGTGCGGCTTTGTGCTCATTTTTCTCAAGTCGGGCATCAATCCCTTTGTGTACTCACGTAACAGTGCAGGCCTCCGCCGCcgtgtgctgtgctgtgttcaGTGGGCAGCACTGGGGTTTCTCTGTTGCAAGCAAAAGACTCGCCTGCATGCGATGGGAAAGGGCAGTCTGGAAGTCAATAGAAATAAATCCTCCCATCATGAGACCAATTCAGCCTATGTACTGTCACCCAAGCCTCAGAGGAGGCTGGTAGACCAGGCTTGTGGGCCAAGTCACTCCAGAGACTGTGCTGGTAGTCCAAGGGCCACGGGTGTGCGCAAACTTCGCCCCCCAAGTACATCTACACCTATCAACACCCGCATTGAGCCctactacagtatatacaacAGCAGTCCCTCTGCAGGGCCCAGCTCCCCAACCAGCCTGCAGCCTGTCAGCTCTCAGACATTTGCCTTTGCCAAGTCTTATGTAGCCATGCACTACCACACTCACCAAGACGCACTACAAGACTTTGAAAGCACCTCAGTGCACCAGATCCCCATTCCCTCAGTCTAA